The following are from one region of the Vanessa atalanta chromosome 5, ilVanAtal1.2, whole genome shotgun sequence genome:
- the LOC125064032 gene encoding uncharacterized protein LOC125064032: MYHGPISAPHRRNNKISYKTTDTHQTYVSHELESQKMFSKIFIFGAVLAVVQCGQLGHGGYSQQSQYNAINHGASYGAAPYYNSAALDHVAYNNGLGYGGSLSPLIHQSALTHAAPLAHANSFAHSASLSHAAPLIHASPLSHQASLAHGHATPLAHPSALTYSSPLAHAAPLSHAATISHAAPFAHATSHANVVSLSHASRSHVGKYGGYYSGQAYNSHPKYQYSYSVEDPHTGDHKAQHETRDGDVVKGGYSLLQPDGSFRKVSYSADDHNGFNAVVHNSGPSHHVYSAQYHHY; encoded by the exons ATGTACCACGGACCGATTTCGGCGCCCCACCGAAGAAACAATAAGATTTCTTATAAAACCACGGATACTCATCAAACATATGTCAGTCACGAATTAGAATCccaaaaaatgttttctaag ATATTCATCTTTGGTGCTGTATTGGCAGTAGTCCAATGTGGTCAGTTAGGTCACGGTGGCTACTCTCAGCAATCGCAATACAACGCAATCAATCATGGTGCCTCTTATGGTGCAGCTCCTTATTATAATTCTGCTGCTTTAGATCATGTAGCTTATAATAATGGTCTAGGATATGGTGGGTCTTTGAGTCCTCTTATCCATCAATCAGCCCTCACTCATGCCGCACCACTTGCTCATGCTAATTCCTTCGCCCATTCTGCATCCTTATCTCACGCCGCACCTTTGATTCATGCTAGTCCCTTATCTCATCAGGCCTCTCTAGCACATGGACATGCTACTCCGTTAGCCCATCCCTCAGCCCTTACTTATTCTTCACCTCTAGCACATGCTGCACCTCTATCTCATGCCGCAACGATATCTCATGCTGCTCCGTTTGCTCATGCAACATCTCATGCCAATGTAGTTTCCTTATCCCACGCCTCTCGCAGTCACGTCGGAAAGTACGGTGGATATTACTCAGGCCAAGCCTACAAC TCTCACCCAAAGTATCAGTACTCGTACTCTGTCGAGGACCCGCATACTGGTGACCACAAGGCCCAACACGAGACCCGCGACGGTGATGTTGTGAAGGGCGGATACTCATTGTTGCAGCCTGATGGCTCTTTTAGGAAGGTGTCTTACTCTGCTGATGACCATAATGg TTTCAACGCAGTGGTACATAACTCCGGGCCGAGCCATCACGTCTACTCCGCTCAGTACCACCATTATTGA